From the genome of Tenrec ecaudatus isolate mTenEca1 chromosome 1, mTenEca1.hap1, whole genome shotgun sequence:
CTCTCTTCTTCAGCCCTTCTTCCATGGCTTCCATTTAAGTACCAATATGTGGTGAGCAAGCATCTCTagatgtgggatataaaaagatttTCCCCAGCTTCTCTCACCCAAATAGATATGACAGACTTAGATCACTGCTTGAAACTGTGGTAAATGATTGCCAAGTTATCTCCTGGAAgacatcagccatccagagcaatcagactactCTCTGGTCCACCGTAGGTCGGGCTCACATCCTATTCATAGGATAGTGATTGTTTCCCTAGAGAGCTTAGAATATGTCAACCCAGCTCAATGACATCCATTAGGctaccatcctgaatctaggatccgcccatcttttcACAGGTATATCACTAATCGCTACTCGtcctacctatagtacaaccccttcctgtgacgtatgttttTACCTATAATCAGGGAGCTGGCatgcccccaaaagatatataagccttggttagaaataaatctctcttctcccctcctccgATCATGTTGTGTGTGGACTGGGttggtgagatcatggccattCAGGAGGTGAggctgctactatgaaatgtgtctctgACTCCTGTATTTTACCTTCTCTTCTATCTTTCTTATTCGCAAtggctttactataatatttgtaTATCATAACCGTACAAGTGCACCTACCTGACCTGTGATAGTGTGAGGCGCTGGTTTCCCCCACATTGAGAGACTTCAGTATAGGCTCTGGACACTGAAGACAACATCCTCAGAAGGGTTTTCTAATCTTTTGATTTAGAAAAGTACAGCAGATGCAGTTTGAGGAGGTTCCCTAAGGGGAACTGAGTACCCTGGAGTCATTTGCAGGAACAGTAGAACTACTTGAGGAATAAAGAGACAAGAGGGAATGGAGAAGATCCTATATTTGGCTCCAACTCTGATACCATCagacaaacaagcaaatgaaatcacTCCCATGACTCCCAAGGAGGAAACTTCCATCAGTCAACATGgctatttatttaaaatgaagTGAGGGGAGCAAATAATCCAGTTGTATGTTTCTCTCTGGCTTGACTGTCCTAGGCCAAGAGGCAATACGCCAGGTGTCAGTCAACTTGACCTGTTTTCCACACTTGGATTTTTGTCTCTGCCCCTCTGGGTGCATGGCTTCTGTCCTTATCTGTCCTCTAGTGAGACAAGCAATGGTAATGGACCGCAACCCTCAGATTCAACTGTGATACCTTCACATTACTCTGAAAGTGCTGCAGTAAAGAGGTAAGAAAGGGCCCCACTTTCCAGGTGCATAGACAGGGCTCTTCCCCCCTctagttgccattgaatcaattttgaCACATGGTAACCTTATGTGTGTACAAGCAGAACTGTGCTACACAGTGTTGACTGAGGTTCAGAAGTAGATGGCTGGTTCTTCTGAAATGCTTATGGGAAATGCTGTCTGGAAGCAGCTGAGCATTAACTGCACCACCCATGCATTCCATACAGAAATTTCCCCATACATCaataaaagcaacaaagcccacgtaaaagaaacacactagtctgtgtggtcatgaagtgtcgatggtaATAGGTATCAAAAggtcaaaaacaaacaaccaaatccaATGTGAAGAAGTGTGGGTATAGTGCAGACCCCAAAACCacatgtaagataattggacagttcctcacagaagggccaaaaGGAAAGCATCTGGTATGGTACTGATGGAACACATAACCATCCTCTGCTTCTTTAACATTCCTCcccctattattattattgtttcagtTCTACCTCATTTGCCTTGTCAGACTTGCATATGGTCATTGGTAAAATGAAAATCATTCTATGCATGAAAGCCAGAATAGGTAACCCCCCAGAAAAAGTAACAGGATTAACAGTTTCCTGAGGGAAtgggaagaaagagggagaagggtggggagggagagctgatagcaatgatcatTGTATAAACCCCACTGATGGgagcgaacaacagaattgtaggtgaatgataTATAAGCTAGTGCAAGATATggcaatatatgtgcatatatagttatacaaaaacaataatatggattccAGGGGGCATagacgggggagggaggggataaaggggagtgcATATCAGGAAGGTCAAGAAGAAGGagaatgttttgaagctgattgtgtaacaagtgtacaatactgcttgatgtgattgaactgtgcaaTGTTATCATatctgtaagatctcccaataacatgataaaaatttttaaaaaataaaggcaaGATAGAATCCtacccaaaataaacaaacagataaataaataaaagactgtGGATGGGCTCTCCAAGTCTACTTACACCTAATGTTCTCTGATCTCCAGATATATCTGAATTCTCGTTCAATTGCCGGGATTCCTGTACCCCATAACTCTCTCTGTGTCCACTTGAACATCCTCTCTGTAGCCATAAAAAATGAGGTTACAGTTTTAATATCCACAAACACCTCTCCTATGAGCTAGGTCATTCATATATGGTGATAACCAGTTGCTCtccaatcaatgccaactcatggcagccctgtgtgtgtcagagtagaattgtgctcttaGAGTTCTTGACGGATAATTTTTCTGGAGTAAATCACCAACTCTTTCTCTGGAACCACCTCTAAGTAGACGAAAACCTCCAGTCTTTTAATTAGCAGTTGATCATAGTAAACATTGGTGCCAACCAAGGAATCTTGAGTTGAATACACCAATTATAGTACGTCCACTTctttcccttgttttttcccctaaatttttgtttttcttacccCTAATTTCCTTGTTCTTTCATCTTCCAAATACCATTTCTTCTCTTCATCCTAACTGCTCATGATGTTATCTTTTAttttgttctgtagggttgccttGAGTGGTACCAATTATATGACAGATAACAACTACTACAAAGATCAATTACTGATTGGGTAGCAACTGGTGACCTCTTTAAGACAAAGACCGTTAGTGTCTTTTCAGACCTGGAAACAAACTCATCCCCCTAGTTCAATGTTGAGCCAAACAAAAGAGAGATTTATAAGGTGAACAATAACAGTCAGGAGTTATGAAGAATAAACTCCTTAAAATAATCAATTATTTGATATCTGAAGGGGAGTATCTGTCCAAAGACAATATTCAGAAGGTAGGAGGGGATAGGGAAGACACATGGATGGGAGAGGAAAATGCAGAGGTGAGTTACGTAGTGTTACATTGTTGGGGTTACAAACAATGATCTGAAACACAGTGTGTATGaattgtcaaatggaaaacggatttgctctgtaaatcttcacccaattcagAATCTAAAGTTAAAATGAAACAAAGAtcaactaaagaaaacaaactctTTAGGAAAACGTAAGGCTTTGTGACTGGAAGCGTTTTAAGTGTATGACATGTTACTGTGTTATTGTTCATCCTTGCTTCTTTGTAGACAGTTtacacaagtcacatggaacccCCAAATCAAACAGCTGTTTCAAAATTCATCCTCCTGGGACTTTCAGAAGACAGGAACTTGCAGCCCTTACTCTTTGGACTGTTCCTTTACATGTACCTGATCTGTGTTTTGGGCAACCTACTTATTATTCTCGCTGTCCGCTCAGATTCCAACCTCCACACCccaatgtacttcttcctctccaacctgTCATTGACTGACATCTGTTTCACCTCCACCACGATCCCCAAGATGCTAGTGAACATCCAGACACAAAACAGCAGCATCACCTATGAAGACTGCCTTACCCATATGTATTTTTTCATGGTTTTTGCTGGACTGGAAAGTATGCTACTGACAGTGATGGCCTATGACAGATATGTGGTTATCTGCCACCCCCTTCACTATATGATCATCATGAATCCTCGCCTCTGTTGTCTCCTGCTCCTGATTTCTTGGATAATCTGCCTGATATACTCTTTGCTGCAAATTGTGTTAGTTTTAAGGGTCTCCTTCTGCAGAGAGACAGAAATCCCCCACTTCTTCTGTGAGCTTGCTCAGATCCTCAAGCTTGCCTGCTCTGACACCTTTATACATGACATTCTGCTATACTTTGTAACTTGCCTGCTGGGTGTTATTCCCCTGACTGGGATCCTTTTTTCTTATTCTAGAATTATTTCCTCCATACTTGGAATTTCATCAGCCAGAGGGAAGTATAAAGCATTTTCCACCTGTGGATCTCACCTCTCTGTCGTCTCCTTGTTCTATGGCGTGGGACTTGTGGTCTACTTCACTTCTAGAGCAGCTCATCCCTCCAGAAAAGGCTCAGTTGCCTCAGTGATGTACACTGTGGTCAGCCCCATGCTGAATCCCTTCATCTACAGCCTGAGGAA
Proteins encoded in this window:
- the LOC142430817 gene encoding olfactory receptor-like protein OLF4 — encoded protein: MEPPNQTAVSKFILLGLSEDRNLQPLLFGLFLYMYLICVLGNLLIILAVRSDSNLHTPMYFFLSNLSLTDICFTSTTIPKMLVNIQTQNSSITYEDCLTHMYFFMVFAGLESMLLTVMAYDRYVVICHPLHYMIIMNPRLCCLLLLISWIICLIYSLLQIVLVLRVSFCRETEIPHFFCELAQILKLACSDTFIHDILLYFVTCLLGVIPLTGILFSYSRIISSILGISSARGKYKAFSTCGSHLSVVSLFYGVGLVVYFTSRAAHPSRKGSVASVMYTVVSPMLNPFIYSLRNQDIKGALRKLVSRGVCYQ